In one Deinococcus humi genomic region, the following are encoded:
- a CDS encoding DinB family protein, with the protein MNVREYYTYLSAAREQLWNYLRALPTADLDRNLIESGERFHSIKDLLLHVTDVEDHWVHYIARGENLQSDGRFKHDWVQPQAQQYDLAWIIDYGRTVSRLTQDFLESGPDLGRSIKLVQDDPASDTVTLDQLMWNVMTHEVRHTAQIALMVRQLGHTPPWADYLRFARPQAVDGPGAESGVPELEDPEETDSEPA; encoded by the coding sequence ATGAACGTTCGCGAGTACTACACCTACCTGTCTGCCGCGCGCGAGCAACTTTGGAATTATCTGCGTGCCCTGCCTACCGCCGATCTCGACCGCAATCTGATCGAGTCCGGGGAACGCTTTCACAGCATCAAGGACCTGCTCCTGCACGTGACCGATGTCGAGGATCACTGGGTCCACTACATTGCGCGCGGCGAGAATCTTCAGAGCGATGGCCGCTTCAAGCATGACTGGGTCCAGCCTCAGGCCCAGCAGTACGATCTGGCCTGGATCATCGATTATGGACGGACGGTCAGCCGCCTGACCCAGGACTTCCTGGAATCCGGACCGGATCTGGGGCGCAGCATCAAACTGGTGCAGGACGATCCGGCCAGCGACACCGTGACCCTCGATCAGCTGATGTGGAATGTCATGACCCATGAGGTGCGCCACACCGCGCAGATTGCATTGATGGTGCGCCAGTTGGGCCACACGCCTCCATGGGCAGATTACTTGCGCTTCGCCCGCCCCCAGGCGGTGGATGGTCCGGGCGCCGAGAGTGGTGTCCCGGAGCTGGAAGACCCCGAAGAGACCGACTCCGAACCCGCTTAA
- a CDS encoding tRNA dihydrouridine synthase, giving the protein MIVADSSSAAPAAPGFYAARLAHPGAVLAPMAGYSDAPMRQLAAEQGALWTVSEMISARGLVMGGDTEKLNLGRPYAGEQGRAVQLFGAELELLSEAVARAEAWFAPAAIDLNMGCPVPKIRGRGGACLLQTPEVAYELLHAMRAATALDVSAKIRLGWDTDRSVEVAQGLQAAGVSLITVHGRTSRQRYTGEADWDAIARVAASVNVPVVGSGDILSAETARQRQRESGVAAVMIGRGSVGNPWIFRALADGLEDAQPSAQVRARTALRHAELQTRFYDDDTGRLTLRPLRKVLPRYLPDYPDLHAELTQVVTVADVERVLSPLLGDGATQTPATPAAAEYAVSYP; this is encoded by the coding sequence ATGATCGTCGCCGACTCCTCTTCCGCGGCCCCCGCCGCTCCGGGCTTCTACGCCGCCCGACTGGCCCATCCCGGGGCGGTGCTGGCCCCGATGGCTGGGTACAGCGACGCACCCATGCGCCAGCTCGCTGCCGAGCAGGGGGCACTGTGGACGGTCAGTGAGATGATCAGCGCGCGCGGTCTGGTCATGGGCGGTGACACCGAGAAGCTGAATCTGGGCCGCCCCTACGCTGGGGAGCAGGGCCGGGCCGTCCAGCTGTTCGGCGCGGAACTCGAGTTGCTGTCGGAGGCGGTGGCCCGCGCCGAGGCATGGTTCGCCCCGGCGGCCATCGACCTCAATATGGGCTGCCCGGTGCCCAAGATCCGGGGCAGGGGCGGTGCGTGCCTGCTGCAGACGCCAGAGGTGGCTTACGAGCTGCTGCACGCCATGCGCGCGGCCACCGCGCTGGACGTAAGCGCCAAGATTCGCTTGGGCTGGGACACTGACCGCAGTGTGGAGGTGGCGCAGGGGCTGCAGGCGGCTGGCGTGTCCCTGATCACCGTGCATGGCCGCACCAGCCGCCAGCGGTACACGGGCGAGGCTGACTGGGATGCCATTGCCCGCGTAGCTGCGAGCGTCAACGTCCCGGTGGTGGGCAGCGGCGATATCTTGAGCGCGGAAACGGCCCGGCAGCGGCAACGGGAGAGTGGTGTGGCCGCCGTGATGATCGGGCGCGGCTCAGTGGGCAATCCCTGGATCTTCCGTGCGCTGGCGGATGGGCTGGAAGACGCCCAGCCCAGCGCCCAGGTCCGCGCCCGGACTGCCCTTCGGCACGCCGAACTCCAGACTCGTTTCTACGATGACGACACGGGCCGACTGACCCTGCGTCCGCTGCGGAAAGTGCTGCCCCGTTATCTGCCGGACTACCCCGATCTGCACGCGGAGCTGACGCAAGTGGTCACGGTGGCCGATGTCGAGCGGGTGTTGTCCCCCCTGCTGGGGGATGGGGCCACTCAGACACCCGCAACCCCCGCCGCCGCAGAGTATGCTGTGAGTTACCCATGA
- a CDS encoding GNAT family N-acetyltransferase: protein MNFTPLALHHAPLLHMLYAAAPGYFALLGSRVPSLCEIERDVEIALLDPRRRLELLHDPRGELVGSLDYKLDYPQAGDLTINLLLIREDRQSQGLGEAAMRELEERLPPHIERVLASVLGDNPRGARFWERLGYTFTVDARPVMTWYAKPLHARLHDTDPGLSVASD, encoded by the coding sequence TTGAATTTCACGCCGCTGGCGCTGCATCACGCGCCGCTCCTGCACATGCTCTACGCTGCCGCTCCCGGCTACTTCGCCCTGCTCGGAAGCCGTGTTCCCTCGCTGTGTGAGATCGAACGAGACGTCGAGATCGCCCTGCTCGATCCACGCCGGCGGCTGGAGCTGTTGCATGACCCACGCGGCGAACTGGTGGGCAGCCTCGACTACAAGCTGGATTATCCCCAGGCCGGTGACCTGACCATCAACCTGCTGCTGATCCGCGAGGACCGCCAGTCGCAGGGGCTGGGCGAGGCTGCCATGCGTGAGCTGGAAGAGCGGCTGCCCCCGCACATCGAGCGCGTGCTGGCCAGCGTGCTGGGGGACAATCCCCGTGGGGCCCGCTTCTGGGAGCGCCTGGGGTACACCTTCACGGTGGACGCCCGCCCGGTCATGACGTGGTACGCCAAGCCGCTGCACGCCCGCCTGCACGACACCGATCCCGGCCTGAGCGTGGCGAGCGACTGA
- a CDS encoding RtcB family protein — protein MNGKQITKLGFERKAIGLALSAATIRERAGLERSAILSELRAVQADPAAYLAGGVYAELAVELNAQNTLNESRMGAALSPSPLPYGVWGADLIEPGASAQMDVAMRLPIARAGALMPDAHVGYGLPIGGVLATENAVIPYGVGVDIGCSMRLSVFPMRPDAVKVEEAQSLLLKHTRFGAGVAFEKRERDDHEVLHESTWQDQPLLRHLFDKAASQIGTSGSGNHFAEFGTLTLTSADLGLEAGEYLALLSHSGSRGFGAQVAGHFTGLAERLHPNLDPAARKLAWLPLDAEEGEAYWQAMNLAGRYALANHELIHARLARALGVRVLASVHNSHNLAWKQQINGREMIVHRKGATPAESGQLGLIPGSMADPGFVVRGRGHVEALSSASHGAGRQLGRKAAANKLVKKEVAAYLKERGVTLIGGGIDEAPQAYKRIEDVIARQSELVDVVAKFTPRVVRMDSGSEDI, from the coding sequence ATGAACGGAAAGCAGATCACCAAACTGGGGTTTGAGAGGAAGGCCATCGGCCTAGCCCTGAGTGCCGCGACCATCCGCGAGCGTGCCGGCCTGGAGCGCAGCGCCATCCTGAGTGAGTTACGCGCGGTGCAGGCCGATCCTGCGGCGTATCTGGCAGGCGGCGTCTATGCCGAGCTGGCGGTGGAACTGAATGCACAGAACACCCTGAACGAGAGCCGGATGGGTGCGGCCCTATCCCCCTCGCCGCTCCCTTACGGGGTGTGGGGCGCGGACCTGATCGAGCCGGGCGCGAGCGCACAGATGGACGTTGCCATGCGTCTGCCAATCGCCCGCGCCGGGGCGCTGATGCCCGACGCGCACGTGGGCTACGGCCTGCCCATCGGCGGCGTGCTGGCAACGGAAAATGCCGTGATTCCTTACGGGGTGGGCGTGGACATCGGGTGCAGCATGCGCCTGAGCGTGTTTCCCATGCGACCGGATGCCGTGAAGGTGGAGGAAGCTCAATCCCTGCTGCTCAAGCACACCCGTTTCGGGGCGGGCGTGGCCTTCGAGAAGCGCGAGCGCGACGATCACGAAGTGCTGCACGAGTCCACCTGGCAAGATCAGCCTCTGCTGCGCCACCTGTTCGACAAGGCGGCGTCCCAGATCGGCACGTCGGGCAGCGGCAACCATTTTGCGGAGTTCGGCACGTTGACCCTGACGAGCGCAGACCTGGGGCTGGAGGCCGGAGAGTACCTGGCGCTGCTGTCCCACAGCGGCTCGCGTGGCTTCGGGGCGCAGGTGGCCGGCCACTTCACAGGACTGGCCGAACGGCTGCATCCCAACCTCGATCCGGCGGCCAGGAAACTGGCCTGGCTCCCCCTGGACGCTGAGGAGGGTGAGGCGTACTGGCAGGCCATGAATCTGGCCGGACGTTACGCGTTGGCGAACCATGAGCTGATCCACGCCCGCCTGGCCCGCGCGCTGGGGGTGAGGGTGCTGGCGTCGGTTCACAACAGCCACAATCTGGCCTGGAAGCAGCAGATCAACGGCCGGGAAATGATTGTTCACCGCAAGGGCGCGACGCCTGCGGAGAGCGGGCAACTCGGACTGATTCCCGGCAGCATGGCCGATCCCGGCTTCGTGGTCCGCGGACGCGGGCATGTGGAGGCTCTGAGCAGCGCCAGCCACGGCGCGGGCCGCCAGCTCGGGCGCAAGGCTGCCGCTAACAAGCTGGTCAAAAAGGAGGTGGCGGCCTACCTCAAGGAGCGTGGCGTCACGTTGATCGGCGGCGGCATCGACGAGGCGCCGCAAGCGTACAAGCGCATTGAGGACGTGATCGCCCGCCAGAGCGAGCTGGTGGACGTGGTGGCGAAATTCACGCCGAGGGTCGTGCGCATGGACAGCGGCAGCGAGGACATCTAG
- a CDS encoding ABC transporter substrate-binding protein — protein MKRFALLSLALLLGTNIQTTQAQTPTRTVNIGLGYNPDVQFTPFYVADKLGYFAAEGLKVNYQHGYVNQLLPLLLQGKLDFVVGDPEDAIFARNQGADVKYIMTMYQKNPVTVFSLKPLDSIASLKGKTVGIPGPYGSTYHAIQALLDSAKLTEGKDITLANIGFTQQDAVRAGRVDAAVGYINNDVVLLGQSVDKKVYTLDISGAYPMVGVGLIASGKSLTGDLAAKVVRASQRGLKFTVADPARAFKLAQPVFGKAGTLEILRASTPLMTSAYTQANGIGASSPAAWTKAVAALVKQGNLPAGAKATDYYTNGFISKTLK, from the coding sequence ATGAAGCGCTTTGCCCTCCTCTCCCTGGCATTATTGCTGGGGACCAATATTCAGACCACCCAGGCCCAGACCCCGACGAGAACCGTCAATATCGGCCTGGGCTACAACCCGGACGTGCAGTTCACGCCCTTCTACGTGGCGGACAAGCTCGGCTACTTCGCCGCCGAAGGACTGAAGGTCAACTATCAGCACGGCTACGTCAATCAACTGCTCCCGCTGCTGCTGCAGGGCAAGCTTGACTTCGTGGTGGGCGATCCCGAGGACGCCATCTTCGCGCGGAACCAGGGCGCAGACGTGAAGTACATCATGACCATGTACCAGAAGAATCCAGTGACAGTCTTCAGCCTGAAACCGCTGGACAGCATTGCCAGTCTGAAAGGCAAGACGGTGGGCATCCCCGGCCCCTACGGCAGCACTTACCACGCCATCCAGGCCCTGCTGGACAGTGCCAAGCTCACCGAGGGCAAGGACATCACCCTGGCCAACATCGGCTTCACGCAGCAGGACGCGGTGCGAGCTGGACGGGTGGACGCCGCAGTGGGCTACATCAACAACGATGTGGTGCTGCTGGGCCAGTCGGTGGACAAGAAGGTCTACACCCTCGACATTTCGGGCGCCTACCCCATGGTCGGTGTGGGTCTGATCGCCTCGGGCAAGTCGCTGACGGGCGATCTGGCGGCGAAAGTGGTGCGTGCCTCCCAGCGCGGGCTGAAATTCACGGTGGCGGACCCGGCCCGCGCCTTCAAGCTGGCCCAGCCCGTGTTCGGCAAGGCCGGAACGCTTGAGATCCTCAGGGCCAGCACGCCGCTGATGACCAGCGCCTACACCCAGGCCAACGGCATCGGCGCGAGCAGCCCTGCCGCGTGGACCAAGGCGGTGGCGGCCCTAGTCAAGCAGGGCAATCTGCCTGCCGGGGCAAAGGCCACCGACTACTACACCAATGGGTTCATCAGCAAGACGCTGAAGTAA